From the Methanooceanicella nereidis genome, one window contains:
- a CDS encoding cupin domain-containing protein has translation MQEKIKEVAERVRELRDILNISLEDMSSYLRISPEKYLRYEKGEEDIPASILYEISHKLGVEMSILLTGEAPRMHYFTVTRKGQGVSVERRKQYKYQNLASNFINKKAEPFIVTVEPKPETSGIQTNSHPGQEFNYILEGSLKLIIKDNEFILEEGDSIYFDSGCEHAMVALGNKPARFLAIIMG, from the coding sequence ATGCAGGAAAAGATCAAAGAAGTGGCAGAAAGGGTGAGAGAGCTCAGGGATATTCTTAACATCAGCTTAGAGGACATGTCGTCCTACCTCAGGATAAGCCCGGAGAAATACCTGAGATACGAAAAGGGCGAGGAAGACATTCCGGCCAGCATCTTATACGAGATCTCCCACAAGCTCGGCGTGGAGATGAGCATTCTTCTTACGGGCGAAGCGCCGAGGATGCACTATTTCACCGTGACCAGAAAGGGACAGGGAGTTAGCGTCGAAAGGAGGAAGCAGTACAAATACCAGAACCTGGCCTCCAATTTCATCAACAAAAAAGCCGAGCCCTTCATCGTGACGGTGGAGCCGAAGCCCGAAACCTCCGGGATCCAGACCAACTCGCATCCCGGCCAGGAATTCAACTACATTCTGGAAGGCAGCCTCAAGCTGATCATCAAAGATAACGAGTTCATCCTTGAGGAAGGCGATTCCATCTATTTCGATTCGGGCTGCGAACATGCAATGGTAGCCCTCGGGAACAAGCCGGCTCGCTTTTTGGCCATAATCATGGGATAA
- a CDS encoding AMP-binding protein, whose product MSLLDRFLYKTEFESYKDFIENYRVKVPENFNFAFDVVDVIAQETPDKIALIWCDDNDAEKIITFADMKLMSDRAANFFKNLGIKKGDGVMVALKGRYEFWYCILGLHKIGAITIPATHMLTKKDLVYRIELADIKMVVAADDKSLIKSVDEAQKDCADILKIKAVVNGKHDGWIDFDSEIEKAGDDFVRPSGNEAVKNEDVSLLYFTSGTTSLPKMVIHNFVYPLGHMLTAKYWQNVIDDGLHFTVADTGWAKAVWGKIYGQWIAGTAVFVYDYEVFNPQKLLKKLEQYKVTTFCAPPTIYRFMINEDMTKFDFSNLKYCVVAGEPLNPEVYNKFLKYTGLKLMEGFGQTEMTVAVATYPWIDPKPGSMGKPSPGYNIELINLDGKPCEVGEEGEIVINTVKGIPVGLFDGYYRDEKKTSSVWNNGYYHTGDMAWMDEDGYLWFVGRSDDVIKSSGYRIGPFEVESALIQHPAVIECAITAVPDEIRGQVVKATVVLRKGYEPGDALRKELQDHVKKVTAPYKYPRIVEFVPALPKTISGKIRRVEIRDKDKK is encoded by the coding sequence ATGTCACTACTTGACAGGTTCTTATACAAAACGGAATTTGAATCATATAAAGATTTCATAGAAAATTACCGCGTAAAGGTCCCGGAAAACTTCAACTTCGCCTTTGACGTGGTAGACGTTATCGCACAGGAGACTCCGGACAAGATCGCCCTGATATGGTGCGACGATAATGATGCCGAGAAGATCATTACCTTCGCAGATATGAAACTCATGAGCGACAGGGCGGCTAACTTCTTTAAAAACCTGGGAATAAAGAAAGGCGACGGAGTAATGGTAGCCCTTAAGGGAAGGTACGAGTTCTGGTATTGTATCCTCGGCCTTCATAAGATCGGCGCTATCACCATTCCGGCGACACACATGCTCACCAAAAAAGACCTGGTGTACAGGATCGAGCTGGCTGATATTAAAATGGTCGTGGCCGCCGACGATAAGTCGCTCATCAAGTCAGTGGACGAGGCGCAAAAAGACTGCGCCGATATTCTTAAAATAAAGGCAGTCGTTAACGGAAAACATGACGGCTGGATAGACTTTGACAGCGAGATCGAAAAGGCCGGTGACGATTTTGTGCGGCCGTCCGGGAACGAGGCAGTGAAAAACGAGGATGTATCCCTGCTTTACTTTACTTCAGGCACTACAAGCCTGCCAAAGATGGTGATACACAACTTCGTTTACCCTCTAGGCCACATGCTTACGGCAAAATACTGGCAGAACGTCATCGACGACGGGCTCCACTTCACGGTAGCTGACACCGGATGGGCGAAAGCGGTATGGGGTAAAATATACGGCCAGTGGATAGCAGGCACGGCGGTCTTCGTTTACGATTACGAGGTCTTCAATCCTCAAAAGCTGTTAAAGAAGCTCGAGCAGTACAAGGTCACGACATTCTGTGCCCCGCCGACGATATACAGGTTCATGATCAACGAGGATATGACCAAATTCGATTTCTCTAACCTGAAATACTGTGTCGTGGCAGGCGAGCCCCTTAACCCCGAAGTATATAATAAGTTCCTGAAATACACAGGGCTAAAGCTCATGGAAGGGTTCGGGCAGACAGAAATGACCGTAGCAGTTGCCACATATCCATGGATAGATCCCAAGCCCGGCTCGATGGGCAAACCTTCGCCCGGATACAATATCGAGCTTATCAACTTAGACGGAAAACCCTGCGAGGTAGGCGAAGAGGGCGAGATAGTCATCAATACCGTCAAAGGGATACCTGTGGGGTTATTTGACGGGTACTATCGCGATGAAAAGAAAACGTCGTCTGTCTGGAATAACGGATATTACCATACTGGCGACATGGCCTGGATGGATGAGGACGGCTACCTGTGGTTCGTGGGCAGGTCTGACGACGTCATAAAGAGCTCCGGCTACAGGATCGGCCCGTTCGAGGTCGAGAGCGCCCTTATACAGCACCCTGCGGTCATAGAGTGCGCTATCACAGCAGTGCCTGACGAGATCAGAGGACAGGTAGTCAAGGCCACGGTCGTTCTTAGAAAAGGCTATGAGCCCGGCGATGCCCTCAGAAAGGAGCTTCAGGACCATGTGAAAAAGGTCACTGCGCCGTATAAGTATCCCAGGATCGTGGAGTTCGTCCCGGCGCTTCCCAAGACCATCAGCGGCAAGATCCGCAGGGTGGAGATCAGGGACAAGGATAAAAAGTAA
- a CDS encoding NifB/NifX family molybdenum-iron cluster-binding protein: MKVCIPKYNDMISENFDKASEFVLFYIRDNQIAGKLTFKDESEECRPATDVVRERGVTHLITYDIDDDSLNTLLGNGMMVYKGVEGDVDLALEKLLNGKLICEWPIR; this comes from the coding sequence ATGAAGGTCTGCATACCGAAGTATAATGATATGATATCAGAAAACTTCGACAAGGCATCGGAGTTCGTTCTTTTCTATATCCGGGACAACCAGATAGCGGGCAAGCTGACATTTAAGGATGAAAGTGAAGAATGCAGGCCTGCGACCGACGTCGTTCGAGAGCGAGGCGTAACGCATCTCATTACTTACGACATAGATGATGACTCGCTGAACACTTTACTGGGAAACGGTATGATGGTCTACAAGGGTGTTGAAGGCGACGTTGACCTGGCGCTAGAAAAATTACTTAACGGTAAGCTAATATGCGAATGGCCGATCAGGTAA